The following proteins are encoded in a genomic region of Alosa alosa isolate M-15738 ecotype Scorff River chromosome 10, AALO_Geno_1.1, whole genome shotgun sequence:
- the LOC125302427 gene encoding NADH dehydrogenase [ubiquinone] 1 alpha subcomplex subunit 4-like 2, whose product MLRTMFQHAKKHPGLIPQFCFLILGMGGASLYLVRLAKGPHVTWNKTSNPEPWNKLDPTYQYKLVAVTTDYKSLKKEGPDF is encoded by the exons ATGCTTCGTACAATGTTTCAGCATGCAAAGAAGCACCCTGGG CTCATACCCCAGTTCTGCTTCCTCATACTTGGCATGGGCGGAGCCAGCCTCTATCTCGTCCGCCTGGCCAAGGGACCGCACGTCAC TTGGAACAAGACGAGCAACCCAGAGCCCTGGAACAAGCTCGACCCAACCTATCAGTACAAG TTGGTGGCTGTCACCACTGACTACAAGAGTCTGAAGAAGGAAGGGCCTGACTTTTAA